GGGCCGGAGGCGTCCTCGACGGAGGCGGGCTCGGGCGCGACGGGCGCCGGCGGGCTGAGCGGCTCGGGCGCCGGGGCGGgggccttcttcttcgtcccGCTCCTCCTCTTGTGCTTGTTCTTGCTCTTGGACGGCGCCTTCGCGGGGGGCACCACGGCCGGCGCCTCGGCCGGGGCGGCCAccggcggcaggggcggcgcggccgcggccgggggCAGCACGGCCGGAGCttcgaccggcggcggcgtcgccacGGGGGGAGGCGTCACTGGCGGGGGAGCGGACACGGGCGGCGGGGTGACCGGCGGGGGAGCGACCACCGGTGGTGGCGTCACGGGCGCgatggcgggcggcggcttGATGGGCGCGATTGGGGGCGGTTTGGCGGGCGCGATTGGGGTGGCGGGCGCCGGAGGGGATTGGGCGGGCGCCGTTGGGAGCGGCGGGACTATTAcgggcgg
The Brachypodium distachyon strain Bd21 chromosome 2, Brachypodium_distachyon_v3.0, whole genome shotgun sequence genome window above contains:
- the LOC100834483 gene encoding classical arabinogalactan protein 9, translating into MELQLLPRQWLGVLALLAAAFVLAAHLDSAAAQPAAAPTPPVIVPPLPTAPAQSPPAPATPIAPAKPPPIAPIKPPPAIAPVTPPPVVAPPPVTPPPVSAPPPVTPPPVATPPPVEAPAVLPPAAAAPPLPPVAAPAEAPAVVPPAKAPSKSKNKHKRRSGTKKKAPAPAPEPLSPPAPVAPEPASVEDASGPAPSANDLSGSSRQLGQWGNVVLKTAMAALLLSLAW